A region of the Streptomyces sp. NBC_00442 genome:
GGGGGCGAGAGGGGTGTATCAAGAACACCCGGGGCCGCGAAAGCCCCCATGTCGTCACTGTGACACTCAGCGGTACGTCAAACGAACAGGAACCGCATGTGGCAGCAGACCCCACACGTTGTGAAGTTTCTGTGGTCGCCTAGGCCATCCAGAAGAAGACGGCGGTCATCCGCTTGTCATCGATGGTGCTTCCGCAGTAGCCCGTCGCGCTGTGCATCGTGTTGGCGGTATAGAGCAGCAGCCGGTTGTAGCGATGTGCGACGCGCACGTCCTCAGTGAAGGAATCCGGGGGAACGAAGCGCGTACCGAGTGCTTCCACGAGGTTGTTGTGGGGCGCGGTGACCATGTTGCCGCCGAGCACTCCGCCGGGCAGGCTCTGCCGGAAGAAACTGGTGCCGCAGTCCTTGGGGGCGCGCGGACTGAGATAGAGGACCGCCGCATAGCGGCACAGCGCGCGCGAGTCGGTATGCGGGCGCGGCTCGCTCTCACCGGCGCCGACGACCTGAATGCAGTTGTGGTTGAGCGTCGCGCCGCCCGGAGCGGTGGCCTGCCACACCTCCTTCGCGCCGGTGTTGGCCCTGACCAGGCGTTCCACGCGGGCCAGCTCGGCGGGTGCGAGGCCGGGCATGGTCCGCAGCCCTGGCCACGACTCGGGTTTGTACGGATATCCCTCGACCCAGTCGCTCTTGGCCACGCATCGGGCCCTCACTTCGTCGATGTTGGGCAGTACGTCGTCCAACACCCAGTAATCCCGGCCGAGTTTGGGCTTGCGATAAGGAAGGACCGGGAGCGCCGGACGAATGGGGGGCATGCGGCCGACCATACTGGCGGGTCTGGTCGCGCTCCCCTCCGAACAGGTCAACCTTTCCCCAATAGAGGGGAATTGACGAACGGCCACTTTGGGAGGGGGCTCGCAAATGTCCGATGGGCGATCACGCGAAAAGAAAAGCAAGGGCAAGAAAGGACCATGCTCCAGT
Encoded here:
- a CDS encoding DUF6445 family protein, producing MPPIRPALPVLPYRKPKLGRDYWVLDDVLPNIDEVRARCVAKSDWVEGYPYKPESWPGLRTMPGLAPAELARVERLVRANTGAKEVWQATAPGGATLNHNCIQVVGAGESEPRPHTDSRALCRYAAVLYLSPRAPKDCGTSFFRQSLPGGVLGGNMVTAPHNNLVEALGTRFVPPDSFTEDVRVAHRYNRLLLYTANTMHSATGYCGSTIDDKRMTAVFFWMA